Within the uncultured Draconibacterium sp. genome, the region GGAGCCGATCAATTAAAGCTGATGGAAAAAAATGGCTTTGTAGTTGATACAGTTTCTTTACAAAGTTTCGACTGTAATGCCGATAAAAAATATGCTTTCATTCTTGCTCCGGACAATATGCTCAAAATGCCTGAAGGCAGAGGAGATTATTTGCCAACTGCAACACAAATGGCTATCGACTATTTATCTAAAAACAACGATGGGTTTTTTCTTATGGTTGAAGGTTCGCAAATTGATTGGGGCGGACACAGAAATAATGCTGAGCACTTAATTACTGAAGTTATTGATTTTGATGATGCTGTAGGTAAAGCTCTTGATTTTGCGGAGCAAGATGGCAACACGCTGGTAATTGTAACTGCCGATCACGAAACCGGAGGTTTTGCATTATCAGGCGATAAATACGAAGACATAAAATTTGCACTTACCAACCATACAGCATCAATGGTTCCGGTTTTTGCCTATGGTCCGGGAGCTGAACTTTTTACCGGAATATTTGACAACAAGGATGTTTATCGGAAAATACTCAAAGCGGTTAATGAAAAGTAACTTATTCAATAATAACTGTTTTTAGTATTATATTTTTTAATTTGGTTAGTTTCTCTTTAAGGCTCTCGCCGTTTGGCGGGAGCTTTTTCATAAAAAAAAGTTCCATCAGCAATACATGCAAATGGAACTTTTTCAACTTCAGGCTTCCGGCTTCTTTTATTTCTGTCTGAAATAAATTTGAATAGGTACGCCGGTAAGATTAAAGTTGTCGCGCAACTGGTTTTCGATATACCTTTTATAAGGCTCTTTAATGTATTGCGGCAAATTGGCAAACAATGCAAACGCCGGTGTTGGCGATGGCAACTGCGTACAATACTTAATTTTTATGTATTTACCTTTAACCGATGGAGGCCCGTAATTTTCAATGGCTTCCAACAGAATTTCATTCAACTCCGAAGTTTTAATACGCTGCTTGCGGTTTTCGTGTACCTGCATGGCAACTTCCAATGCTTTGTGCACGCGCTGTTTTGTTAAGGCCGAAATAAAAATGATCGGCACGTCGGTAAAAGGAGCTAAACGATCGTGAATTTCCTGTGTCATTTTTTTGGTGGTCATTGTGTCTTTGTCAATCAAATCCCACTTGTTCACCAAAATAACCACTCCCTTTTTATTTTTTATGATCAGGTTCAGGATGTTCATGTCCTGCGCTTCCACGCCACGGGTGGCATCGATCAACAATAAACAAACATCCGAATTTTCGATGGTACGTACCGAACGCAATACCGAGTAAAACTCTAGGTCTTCGCTTACTTTTCCTTTTTTGCGCAGTCCGGCCGTGTCAACGATCATAAAATCGTGACCAAACTTATTGTATCGGGTATGAATGGAATCGCGTGTTGTTCCGGCCACATCGGTTACAATGTTGCGGTCTTCGCCAATCAATGCATTAATAAACGACGATTTACCCACATTTGGGCGGCCAACAACCGACAAGTGAGGCAATTCGTGCTCTTCTTCCAGCGATTCTTTACTCGGGAATTTGGCAACCAGTGCATCCAACATATCGCCGGTTCCGCTTCCGGTCATCGACGAGATACAATAGATTTCGCCCAATCCTAATCCATAAAATTCCTGTGCATCCAAAATCCTGTTATGGTTATCTACTTTGTTAACTACCAGGACAATCTCCTTTTTGCTGCGACGTAAAATATTGGCGATGGCATCGTCTAAATCGGTAATTCCGGCTTCCACATCAACCACAAACATAATTACATCGGCCTCATCAATGGCCAGATGCACTTGTTTGTTGATCTCTGCTTCAAAAACATCTTCCGAATTTACCACATAACCACCGGTGTCAATCACCGAATATTCAACGCCAATCCACTCGCCTTTACCGTAATTACGGTCGCGGGTAACACCGGCTGTTTCGTCAACAATGGCTTTGCGTTGTTCAATCAAACGATTAAACAGGGTTGATTTCCCAACATTCGGGCGTCCTACTATAGCTACTATTCTGCTGCTCATTTTTTTATCTTTTGCACCGTGCTTTAGCGCGGTGTTTTGATTCTGTTGTTTGAAACAATTTCTTGAAAATCTTATAATCACCGCGCTAAAGCACGGTGCAAAATTCCGGGAACTGCAACTGCCAATTAAAATTTATCGTATCCAAATTTCTTTAACTGACCGTCTTTCTCGCGCCAGTCTTTGGCCACTTTCACATACAATTCCAGAAAAATTTTCTTATCAAAAAACTCTTCTGCATCAGCGCGCGCCTCTGTGCCCACACGTTTTATCATTTTGCCCTGATGACCAATGATAATTCCCTTCTGGCTATCGCGCGAAACATAAATTACCGTACGGATATTGATAATTTTCTCTTCTTCTTTAAACTCTTCAACCTCAACTTCAACCGAGTATGGAATTTCTTTTTGGTAGTGCAAAAGAATCTTCTCGCGAATAATTTCCTGCATAAAGAAACGCTCGTTGCGGTCGGTCAATTGTTCTTTCGAGAAAAAAGCCGGCCCTTCGGGCAAGTGATCCAAAATACGATCGAAAATAGGTTCGATATTGAATTTTTCCAACGCTGAAATCGGGAAAACATCTGCTCCCGGGAAAGTGTTCGACCAGTGCTCGTAAAGCTTTAATACTTCTTCCTGGTTCGACAGGTCGATCTTATTCAACAACACGATAACCGGCATGTTCGACTTACGTACTTTCTCGATGTACTCCGGATTTTTGTCCACCTTCTCTTTTACATCGGTAACAAAAAGAATCACATCGGCATCAATCAAAGCTGTATCAACAAACTTCATCATCGATTCCTGAAGCTTATAACTTGGCTTCAGAATACCGGGAGTATCGGAATAAACAATCTGGAAATCTTCGCCACTTACAATGCCTTTAATGCGGTGGCGCGTGGTTTGCATCTTTTGGGTGATGATAGACAGTTTTTCGCCTACCAGTGCATTCATTATTGTTGATTTACCCACATTCGGGTTGCCAACAATGTTCACAAATCCTGCTTTATGTGCCATTATTTCAAACTATTAGGTGTTCCTCCCCTTACGGGAATTCTCTGTTATTTTCTAAAAAATCGGCACAAAGATAATCGAATTCAACAAATTGCGCTCACAACGGCATAATATTTTGATTTTCAAAGCAAAGGTTTCTTAAAACACCCGCAAACACTTTTGATTTTCCTTTGATTTAACATTAAATCTTAGTATCTTAAATGATCCGACAGCTTTACTAAAAAAATTTACGCCATGGATTCAATTGCTTTTTGGGACAAGGTTGGAATCTCCGTACGCGCACGCAAAATTCTTCAAAAATTATTAGTCGAAAATCCGGTACTCGAAAAAATTATCAGAAATGCCAACAACGTAGTTGAAATCCATGAGGCTTTACGCAACTGGGTTTTGCCGGTTTTAAAACGCAATCCGGCTGCCGAGAGTTATTATCTGGGCACTTCGGCTGATGAAGAACTTGCCGAAAAATTGAGCTGGCAGGACTTGGCGGCAATTCGTATTTTAGATTATATCGATAATGCGGGCAAAGAATTTCCCGACCAAAATATTAGTGGCCAACTGGCGCAAACCAATCCGTTTAAAATGCTTTGGCTGGCAACACACAAAGGAACCAGCGGCGCAGAAGCAGCTTTTTTTGAAGATATGCTGCAATTGTTTCGCCAGTTAAACGACACGCAAATTCGAACCCACCCCACAAAGAACATGGTAGAGAAATGGATGAACAAATACCCTTCGGGACTTGATCCGGTGGTGGAAGAGCTGCGACAAGAAAATAAAAAGCGGATCATCCGGATTTTGATCGAAAAAATCGATAATGGCGACATTCCCAGCCAAAAATATTCCTTTGAACCGGGTTTAAGTTTTGTAGAAAAAGAAAAGCTGATGAATGAGTGGTGGTTAGACAGCAATTTCCATTTACGTTTTGCCATTCGTTCGCCTGAGTTGCTGAACGAAATGCTCGACTACACGCTTACCGAAGAAACAATGAAAGTGCTGAAAAAGGCGCGAAGAAAAGGCATTCCGTTTTTTGTAAATCCTTATTATCTGTCGCTGCTAAATTCGTACATCCCCGATTATGTGGTGGGTGCCGACATGGCGATGCGTTGTTATGTAATTTACAGTAAACAATTGGTTGAGGAGTTTGGGAAAATTGTTGCGTGGGAGAAGGAAGACAAAGTAAAACCAGGCGAACCAAATGCTGCGGGCTGGATTCTGCCGTCACACAATATCCACCGACGCTACCCCAAAGTTGCCATTTTCATTCCCGATACGGTTGGCCGCGCCTGTGGCGGTTTGTGTGCCAGCTGTCAGCGGATGTACGATTTTCAAAGCGGGCGTTACAATTTTAATCTCGATAAACTGAAGCCTGAAAAAACGTGGAAAGAGCGTCTACCCGAATTACTCGATTATTTTAGAAACGACGCCCAACTTCGCGATATTCTGATAACCGGAGGCGATGCCTTAATGAGCAGTAATAAAAGCCTGAAACAAATTCTCGATGCTGTTTACGACATGGCATTGGCAAAAATTGAGGACAATAAATCGCGTGATGAGGGAGAAAAATATGCCGAAATTGTTCGCATCCGAATCGGTACACGTTTGCCGGCTTATTTGCCACAACGCATAACTTCCGATCTTTGTAAAGTCCTTTCTGAATTTAAAAAGAAGGCAAAAACGGCAGGTATAAAACAGTTTGTTATTCAGGCGCATTTTCAATCTCCAATGGAAATTACTTCGGAATCCAAACAAGCCGTTCAGTTGCTGCTTGAATCGGGCTGGGCGGTTACCAACCAGGAAGTTTTTACCACAGCAGCTTCACGGCGCGGACACAGCGTAAAACTTCGTCATATTCTGAATGAAATCGGTGTACTTTCGTATTACACATTTACCGTGAAAGGATTTAAAGAAAACAAAAGCAACTTTACACCGAACTCGCGCCTGATGCAGGAACGAATGGAAGAAAAGATTTTTGGAACGATACCAGAGAAAGACATGGATTTTGCCCAACACCTTTTGGTTCACCCGGCTA harbors:
- a CDS encoding alkaline phosphatase encodes the protein MKNIFLAICLLALSCACTQVATQKSEEKKPVNVIFMIGDGMGLAQVSSAFYFKEGKVNFKRFSEIGLINTSAVVQKITDSAAAGTAYSCGERTRKKMIGMSADTVAMPNITDTLSALNYSTGIVVTSSVTDATPAAFYGHVPSRYQYEELAKQLSTSKIDFVSGGGLSGFVNREDGADQLKLMEKNGFVVDTVSLQSFDCNADKKYAFILAPDNMLKMPEGRGDYLPTATQMAIDYLSKNNDGFFLMVEGSQIDWGGHRNNAEHLITEVIDFDDAVGKALDFAEQDGNTLVIVTADHETGGFALSGDKYEDIKFALTNHTASMVPVFAYGPGAELFTGIFDNKDVYRKILKAVNEK
- the der gene encoding ribosome biogenesis GTPase Der is translated as MSSRIVAIVGRPNVGKSTLFNRLIEQRKAIVDETAGVTRDRNYGKGEWIGVEYSVIDTGGYVVNSEDVFEAEINKQVHLAIDEADVIMFVVDVEAGITDLDDAIANILRRSKKEIVLVVNKVDNHNRILDAQEFYGLGLGEIYCISSMTGSGTGDMLDALVAKFPSKESLEEEHELPHLSVVGRPNVGKSSFINALIGEDRNIVTDVAGTTRDSIHTRYNKFGHDFMIVDTAGLRKKGKVSEDLEFYSVLRSVRTIENSDVCLLLIDATRGVEAQDMNILNLIIKNKKGVVILVNKWDLIDKDTMTTKKMTQEIHDRLAPFTDVPIIFISALTKQRVHKALEVAMQVHENRKQRIKTSELNEILLEAIENYGPPSVKGKYIKIKYCTQLPSPTPAFALFANLPQYIKEPYKRYIENQLRDNFNLTGVPIQIYFRQK
- the era gene encoding GTPase Era, with amino-acid sequence MAHKAGFVNIVGNPNVGKSTIMNALVGEKLSIITQKMQTTRHRIKGIVSGEDFQIVYSDTPGILKPSYKLQESMMKFVDTALIDADVILFVTDVKEKVDKNPEYIEKVRKSNMPVIVLLNKIDLSNQEEVLKLYEHWSNTFPGADVFPISALEKFNIEPIFDRILDHLPEGPAFFSKEQLTDRNERFFMQEIIREKILLHYQKEIPYSVEVEVEEFKEEEKIINIRTVIYVSRDSQKGIIIGHQGKMIKRVGTEARADAEEFFDKKIFLELYVKVAKDWREKDGQLKKFGYDKF